Proteins encoded by one window of Synechococcus sp. WH 7805:
- the uvrA gene encoding excinuclease ABC subunit UvrA yields MGRPAPKPKAPSGSRPVNLSGGTLEDVIRVRGARQHNLKNVDVTIPRNKMVVFTGVSGSGKSSLAFDTIFAEGQRRYVESLSAYARQFLGQVDKPDVDAIEGLSPAISIDQKSTSHNPRSTVGTVTEIQDYLRLLFGRAGEPHCPQCDRAIRPQTIDEMVDQILTLPEGTRYQLLTPLVRGKKGTHSKLISGLAAEGFARVRIDGEVRELADNIELDKNHQHSIEVVVDRLVARDGIQERLTDSLRTALKRGDGLAIVEVVPKKDEELPEGVERERLYSENFACPEHGAVMEELSPRLFSFNSPYGACEACHGIGHLRKFTAERVIPDLSLPVYAAVAPWAEKDNSYYFSLLYSVGEAFGFEIKTPWKDLTEEQQDVLLNGSRDPILIQADSRYRKGKPGYERPFEGILPILERQLRDASGEAMRQKLEKYLELVPCASCAGQRLRPEALSVRVGPYRITELTAVSVGQTLERIERLMGVGAFEASEPLLTDRQIQIGDLVLREIRMRLRFLLDVGLDYLSLDRPAMTLSGGEAQRIRLATQIGAGLTGVLYVLDEPSIGLHQRDNDRLLATLERLRDLGNTLVVVEHDEDTIRAADHLVDIGPGAGVHGGHIVAEGSLEDLLSAEESLTGAYLSGRRSIPTPSERRSAGTRSLKLLNCARNNLTDLSVEFPLGRLVSVTGVSGSGKSTLVNELLHPALEHGLGHKVPFPNGLGELRGIKSIDKVIVIDQSPIGRTPRSNPATYTGAFDPIRQVFAATVEAKARGYQVGQFSFNVKGGRCEACRGQGVNVIEMNFLPDVYVQCDVCKGARFNRETLQVTYKGFTIADVLQMTVEQAAEVFSAIPQAADRLRTLVDVGLGYVKLGQPAPTLSGGEAQRVKLATELSKRATGKTLYLIDEPTTGLSFYDVHKLMDVMQRLVDKGNSIICIEHNLDVIRCSDWLIDLGPEGGDKGGQIVACGTPEEVAQHPTSHTGRYLAKVLEQHPPEVDVPLAA; encoded by the coding sequence ATGGGGCGTCCTGCTCCCAAACCCAAGGCCCCGTCGGGTTCCAGGCCCGTCAATCTCAGTGGTGGAACCCTTGAGGATGTGATTCGGGTGCGTGGTGCCCGTCAGCACAATCTCAAGAATGTCGATGTCACCATCCCCCGCAACAAGATGGTGGTGTTCACCGGTGTGAGTGGCAGCGGCAAGAGCTCCCTTGCCTTCGACACGATTTTTGCTGAGGGTCAGCGCCGCTATGTCGAGAGTCTGTCGGCCTATGCCCGCCAGTTTTTGGGTCAGGTGGACAAGCCGGATGTGGATGCCATCGAAGGGCTTTCACCGGCAATTTCGATTGATCAGAAATCCACGAGCCACAACCCCCGTTCCACAGTGGGAACGGTCACAGAAATTCAGGACTACCTCAGACTTCTCTTCGGTCGGGCCGGAGAACCTCACTGTCCACAATGTGATCGGGCGATTCGGCCTCAGACCATCGATGAAATGGTCGATCAGATCCTCACGCTTCCTGAAGGCACCCGCTACCAGCTGCTGACGCCGCTGGTCCGAGGCAAAAAAGGCACCCACAGCAAGCTGATCAGTGGTCTTGCGGCTGAGGGATTCGCTCGTGTGCGCATCGACGGCGAAGTGCGGGAGCTTGCCGACAATATTGAGCTCGACAAGAACCATCAGCACAGCATTGAAGTGGTGGTGGATCGCTTGGTGGCCCGTGATGGCATTCAGGAGCGACTCACGGATTCCCTGAGAACGGCGCTGAAACGCGGCGATGGTCTTGCCATCGTTGAGGTGGTTCCCAAGAAGGACGAGGAGCTTCCCGAGGGTGTGGAGCGGGAGCGTCTTTATTCTGAAAACTTCGCGTGTCCTGAGCATGGGGCCGTGATGGAAGAACTGTCGCCACGACTGTTTTCGTTCAACAGTCCTTACGGAGCCTGTGAGGCTTGTCATGGCATTGGGCATCTGCGCAAGTTCACAGCCGAGCGAGTCATCCCTGATCTTTCTCTGCCCGTGTATGCAGCCGTTGCACCCTGGGCAGAAAAAGACAATTCCTATTACTTCTCTCTGCTCTATTCAGTAGGAGAAGCATTCGGATTTGAGATCAAAACGCCATGGAAGGACCTCACTGAAGAGCAGCAAGACGTGTTGCTGAATGGAAGTCGGGATCCGATTCTGATTCAGGCGGATAGTCGCTATCGCAAGGGCAAGCCCGGGTATGAGCGGCCTTTCGAAGGCATCCTGCCGATTCTTGAGCGTCAGTTACGCGATGCCAGCGGTGAGGCCATGCGCCAGAAGCTGGAGAAATATCTGGAACTGGTGCCTTGCGCAAGCTGTGCTGGTCAACGGTTGCGGCCCGAGGCCTTATCTGTTCGGGTCGGGCCTTACCGAATCACGGAACTCACCGCCGTCAGTGTTGGTCAGACCCTTGAGCGCATTGAGCGGCTGATGGGTGTGGGGGCTTTCGAAGCCAGTGAACCGTTGCTCACGGATCGTCAGATTCAGATCGGTGACCTGGTGCTGCGCGAGATCCGTATGCGTCTGCGTTTTCTCCTCGACGTGGGGCTGGATTACCTCAGCCTCGACAGGCCAGCGATGACCCTCTCCGGTGGAGAGGCCCAGCGCATCCGTCTCGCTACCCAGATCGGTGCAGGACTCACCGGTGTTCTTTATGTGCTCGATGAACCGAGCATTGGTCTCCACCAGCGCGACAACGACCGCTTGCTGGCCACCCTCGAACGTCTGCGAGATCTCGGAAACACGTTGGTGGTGGTGGAGCACGACGAAGACACCATTCGTGCCGCGGATCATCTGGTGGACATCGGCCCCGGAGCCGGTGTCCATGGTGGTCACATCGTGGCTGAGGGGTCCCTCGAGGATCTTCTGAGTGCTGAAGAATCGCTAACCGGTGCTTATCTCAGCGGCCGTCGCAGCATTCCTACACCCTCCGAGCGGCGTTCGGCCGGAACGCGCAGCCTCAAGCTTCTCAACTGTGCTCGCAACAATCTCACCGATCTGAGTGTTGAATTTCCGCTGGGTCGACTGGTGTCGGTCACTGGGGTGAGCGGTAGTGGCAAGAGCACCTTGGTCAATGAATTGCTGCACCCTGCCCTGGAGCATGGTCTCGGTCACAAGGTGCCGTTTCCCAATGGCCTTGGTGAACTTCGGGGCATTAAATCGATCGACAAGGTGATCGTGATCGATCAGTCACCGATCGGCCGCACCCCCCGCTCCAATCCAGCCACCTACACCGGAGCTTTCGATCCGATCCGTCAGGTGTTTGCCGCCACGGTTGAGGCCAAGGCCCGTGGTTACCAGGTCGGTCAATTCAGCTTCAACGTGAAGGGAGGGCGTTGTGAGGCCTGCCGAGGTCAAGGGGTGAATGTGATTGAGATGAATTTCCTCCCGGACGTGTATGTGCAGTGTGACGTTTGCAAGGGAGCTCGCTTCAACCGCGAGACCCTTCAGGTCACCTACAAGGGCTTCACGATTGCTGACGTTCTGCAGATGACGGTGGAACAGGCAGCGGAGGTGTTTTCAGCGATTCCTCAGGCGGCGGATCGCTTGCGCACGCTCGTGGATGTCGGTCTCGGCTACGTGAAGTTGGGTCAGCCTGCACCCACCTTGTCTGGCGGTGAAGCCCAGCGGGTGAAGCTGGCGACCGAACTGTCCAAACGGGCCACGGGCAAGACGCTTTATCTGATCGATGAGCCCACCACGGGCCTCAGCTTCTATGACGTTCACAAGCTGATGGATGTGATGCAGCGTTTGGTGGATAAGGGCAATTCCATCATCTGCATTGAGCACAATCTGGATGTGATCCGTTGTTCGGACTGGTTGATCGACCTCGGTCCGGAAGGGGGTGACAAAGGGGGACAGATCGTGGCTTGCGGAACTCCTGAAGAGGTGGCCCAGCATCCAACCAGTCACACGGGTCGTTATCTGGCCAAGGTTCTCGAGCAGCATCCCCCTGAAGTTGACGTTCCCCTCGCCGCCTGA
- a CDS encoding alpha/beta fold hydrolase, whose amino-acid sequence MSRIRSIIAAAAASAAVLLTGSPAAALERLVLRLPVLDVDFTINLGEGRSVAEVIQSSPDLADLESASDGRLLALLQKIFLTPLPIELRGLLEGSTGQPLLEQALKAAAYIVNLEGVPTDTSGSMLTKALIRAYDNGQDNLLGFLHQLPGEEASIDLSKLGEAVNRLMANQKDGLELVKVGSAAQVSSEIFESLRDETTSREIIRVSVQHREEPLGVLVVKPQGAGNQRLVVISHGLWDDPESFEGWAEALAANGYVVLLPDHPGSNFNQQRAMLAGDQPPPGPEELRLRPLDVSALLTAVEKGRVLADRDLNTKEVAVVGHSWGGTTTLQLAGGSPTDQKLKARCSDLKNPERNISWVLQCSWLSGINNAGVADARVKTVVAVSPPLRLLFDPDKSLDRADPARSSRPKILLISGTRDWIVPSGPEAVFPMRDTQAARLGHRLVLVDSGTHFNLRSFRGQALQAVIGPLLLAWINQQLQVTSSPTFEEGRWGHPDRRLVDVSGQF is encoded by the coding sequence ATGTCCCGCATTCGCTCCATCATTGCGGCGGCCGCGGCCAGCGCCGCTGTTCTCCTCACTGGGTCTCCAGCTGCTGCATTGGAGCGGCTCGTGCTGCGCCTGCCTGTTCTTGATGTGGATTTCACGATCAATTTGGGCGAAGGGCGGTCCGTTGCAGAGGTCATTCAATCCAGTCCGGATCTTGCTGATCTGGAATCGGCTTCGGATGGTCGATTGCTCGCTCTTCTTCAGAAGATTTTTCTGACTCCGTTACCGATTGAGCTTCGAGGGCTTCTGGAAGGATCGACCGGCCAGCCCTTGCTGGAGCAGGCACTCAAGGCGGCCGCTTACATCGTCAATCTCGAAGGCGTTCCCACCGATACCAGTGGATCGATGCTGACAAAGGCGTTGATTCGCGCTTACGACAACGGTCAGGACAATCTTCTCGGCTTCCTTCATCAACTGCCTGGAGAGGAGGCTTCCATCGATCTCTCCAAGCTTGGAGAGGCGGTGAACCGCTTGATGGCCAATCAAAAAGACGGCCTGGAGCTTGTGAAGGTGGGCTCTGCTGCTCAGGTGTCGTCTGAGATTTTCGAGTCTCTGCGTGATGAGACTACGAGTCGAGAAATCATCCGCGTGTCTGTACAGCACCGTGAGGAGCCTCTGGGCGTTCTCGTTGTGAAGCCACAGGGTGCGGGAAACCAACGGCTGGTGGTCATTTCCCATGGTCTCTGGGATGACCCGGAGTCGTTTGAAGGCTGGGCCGAGGCTCTCGCTGCCAATGGCTACGTCGTTCTGCTGCCGGACCATCCAGGCAGCAATTTCAATCAGCAGAGGGCGATGCTCGCGGGTGATCAGCCGCCACCGGGTCCCGAGGAGCTGCGTTTGCGTCCTCTGGATGTGTCCGCGCTGCTGACGGCTGTCGAGAAAGGTCGGGTTCTCGCTGATCGGGACCTCAACACCAAAGAAGTGGCCGTGGTCGGCCATTCCTGGGGAGGCACGACGACGCTCCAGTTGGCGGGTGGTAGTCCAACGGATCAGAAGTTGAAAGCCCGTTGCAGCGATCTCAAGAATCCTGAGCGCAACATCAGTTGGGTTTTGCAGTGCAGTTGGCTCTCAGGGATCAACAACGCAGGCGTTGCCGATGCAAGGGTGAAGACGGTTGTGGCGGTGAGTCCTCCCCTGCGGCTTCTGTTCGATCCAGACAAGTCGCTGGACCGGGCGGATCCGGCTCGATCCTCTCGCCCGAAGATTTTGTTGATCAGTGGAACGCGTGACTGGATTGTTCCTTCAGGCCCGGAAGCTGTGTTTCCCATGCGTGACACGCAGGCAGCCCGACTGGGCCATCGCCTGGTGCTTGTCGATAGTGGAACCCATTTCAATTTGCGCAGTTTCCGCGGGCAGGCTCTGCAGGCGGTGATCGGCCCCTTACTTCTGGCCTGGATCAATCAACAGTTGCAGGTCACGTCCTCGCCCACCTTTGAGGAAGGTCGCTGGGGCCATCCTGATCGACGACTTGTGGATGTCAGCGGTCAATTCTGA
- a CDS encoding HAD family hydrolase → MGLNLLHLHLHGLFRSHDLELGRDADTGGQTLYVLELVRSLASRAEVDHVEVVTRLIQDRRVSADYARPEESIAPGASIRRFSFGPKRYLRKEQLWPHLDELADQLVLQLQAADRRPDWIHAHYADAGYVGALVSRRLGLPLVFTGHSLGREKLRRLLAAGGDREQIEQTYSISRRIDAEELALAHADLVITSTRQERDHQYSRYGRFEVGRADVIPPGVDARRFHPRSTPQESADVSAMVQSFLREPQRPPLLAICRADRRKNIPALVEAYGRSSVLRERHNLLLVLGNRDDSRQMDRQQRDVFQQIFDLVDRYDLYGSVAYPKHHRRDQVPAIYRWAAERKGLFVNPALTEPFGLTLLEAAASGLPMVATDDGGPRDIHRRCENGLLVDVTDRESLQDGLERAGSDPGRWRRWSDNGVEAVSRHYSWDAHVCSYLALMQGRLSPSAASVKLLDRSVAQANPLGDRLLLLDLDSSLEQPDAEPLQALRHQLTASAERSIRPGLGIITGRSLAAARQRFTELQLSDPCVWITQAGTEIHYGQEDQSDRLWAAEIGVDWQREGVEQALADLGDHITLQADDHQGPFKVSYLLRQPGPSVLPLIRQRLRQQHQAARPNLRCHWFLDVLPLRASRSEAIRFLSLRWSLPLDRFLVVASQQGDLELVQGLPAAVIPSDHDPCLDGCRQLQRVYFADRARLSGVLEGLQHYRFLSARSRADQSSI, encoded by the coding sequence TTGGGACTGAATCTTCTTCATCTTCATCTCCATGGTCTGTTCCGTTCCCATGATCTGGAGCTTGGACGGGATGCTGACACGGGTGGTCAGACCCTTTATGTTCTCGAACTTGTTCGAAGTCTCGCGTCTCGCGCTGAGGTTGATCACGTCGAAGTGGTCACTCGTTTGATTCAGGACCGTCGCGTGTCTGCGGATTACGCCCGGCCTGAGGAATCGATTGCTCCCGGGGCGAGCATTCGCCGCTTCAGTTTTGGTCCAAAACGCTATCTGCGTAAGGAGCAGCTTTGGCCCCATCTCGATGAGCTGGCGGATCAGCTGGTGCTTCAGCTGCAAGCTGCGGATCGGCGTCCGGACTGGATTCATGCCCACTACGCCGATGCCGGATATGTCGGGGCCTTGGTGAGTCGACGTCTCGGCTTGCCCCTGGTGTTTACCGGTCACTCCCTGGGACGCGAAAAGTTGCGCCGTCTGCTTGCAGCAGGCGGTGATCGTGAGCAAATCGAGCAGACCTACTCCATCAGTCGTCGCATTGATGCGGAGGAACTGGCGCTTGCCCACGCGGATCTGGTGATCACCAGCACCCGTCAGGAGCGAGATCATCAATATTCCCGTTATGGGCGTTTTGAAGTGGGTCGCGCTGATGTGATTCCTCCGGGTGTGGATGCACGACGGTTTCATCCCCGCAGCACGCCGCAGGAATCAGCGGATGTTTCGGCCATGGTGCAGTCCTTTCTGAGAGAGCCGCAGCGCCCCCCGCTTCTGGCCATCTGCCGGGCTGATCGCCGCAAGAACATCCCGGCACTGGTTGAGGCCTACGGTCGATCCTCGGTTCTGCGCGAGCGTCACAATCTCCTTCTCGTGCTGGGGAATCGGGATGACTCCCGCCAGATGGATCGGCAGCAGCGGGACGTGTTTCAGCAGATCTTCGATCTGGTGGATCGTTATGACCTCTATGGATCGGTTGCGTATCCCAAGCACCATCGCCGTGATCAGGTGCCGGCGATTTATCGCTGGGCTGCCGAGCGCAAAGGGCTGTTCGTGAATCCAGCCCTAACCGAACCGTTTGGCCTGACGCTTTTGGAGGCCGCTGCCTCCGGGCTGCCCATGGTGGCTACAGATGACGGAGGTCCCCGCGATATTCACCGTCGTTGCGAGAACGGCCTGCTGGTGGATGTCACTGACCGCGAGTCCCTGCAGGATGGCCTCGAACGTGCTGGATCGGATCCCGGACGCTGGCGGCGCTGGAGTGACAATGGGGTGGAAGCCGTCAGTCGTCACTACAGCTGGGATGCACATGTCTGCAGTTATCTGGCGTTAATGCAGGGGCGTCTCAGCCCCTCTGCTGCGTCGGTGAAGCTGCTTGACCGCTCTGTTGCTCAAGCCAACCCTTTGGGTGATCGCTTGCTCCTGCTCGACCTCGACAGCAGCCTCGAACAACCCGACGCTGAGCCATTGCAGGCTCTGCGTCATCAGCTCACAGCATCTGCTGAGCGGTCCATTAGGCCCGGGCTTGGCATCATCACCGGTCGGTCCCTGGCGGCCGCCAGGCAGCGATTCACCGAATTGCAGCTATCGGATCCATGCGTCTGGATCACCCAGGCCGGAACAGAGATTCACTACGGCCAGGAGGATCAGTCCGATCGTCTCTGGGCCGCTGAGATCGGTGTGGACTGGCAGCGTGAGGGTGTGGAGCAGGCGCTGGCCGATTTAGGGGATCACATCACGCTGCAGGCCGATGACCATCAAGGTCCTTTCAAGGTCAGTTACCTGCTCAGGCAGCCAGGACCTTCCGTGCTTCCTTTGATCCGTCAGCGTCTTCGGCAGCAGCATCAAGCGGCCCGTCCCAACCTTCGCTGCCATTGGTTTCTGGATGTGCTTCCGCTTCGGGCGTCCCGCAGCGAAGCCATCCGTTTTCTTTCCCTGCGTTGGTCTCTGCCATTGGACCGGTTTCTGGTTGTCGCCAGTCAGCAGGGGGATCTTGAGTTGGTTCAAGGCCTCCCTGCTGCGGTGATTCCCTCGGATCATGACCCCTGCCTCGACGGCTGCCGCCAGCTGCAGAGGGTGTACTTCGCCGATCGAGCACGTTTATCCGGTGTCCTGGAAGGACTCCAGCACTACCGCTTCCTCAGTGCACGTTCTCGTGCGGATCAGTCTTCGATCTGA
- the purT gene encoding formate-dependent phosphoribosylglycinamide formyltransferase: MTTLPATILLLGSGELGKEVAIAAQRLGCRVIACDRYADAPAMQVADVSEVLAMTDKEALLKVVRRHRPTVVIPEIEALAVNALAELEDEGITVIPTARATAVTMNRDRIRDLAAGELALRTARFAYAFSAEELQAEAPALGWPVVVKPVMSSSGKGQSVVDEPEGLNEAWEAAMANARGTSTHVIVEEFLRFDLEITLLTIRQKDGSTVFCPPIGHEQARGDYQCSWQPAALSDKQLNEAKAMARTVTDNLGGAGLFGVEFFLCGDEVIFSELSPRPHDTGLVTLISQNLNEFELHLRAVLGLPIPTIRCADAAASRVILADSHGSRVTYNGMEEALKESETSVFLFGKRDARPGRRMGVALARGEHQAEARAKADRSAAAVRLQIED; this comes from the coding sequence ATGACGACATTGCCTGCCACCATCCTGCTGCTGGGGAGCGGTGAACTGGGCAAGGAGGTAGCCATCGCAGCCCAGCGCTTGGGCTGCCGTGTGATCGCCTGCGATCGCTACGCCGACGCACCAGCCATGCAGGTGGCGGATGTGTCGGAGGTGCTGGCGATGACCGACAAAGAAGCGCTGCTGAAGGTGGTGCGACGGCACAGGCCCACGGTTGTGATCCCTGAAATCGAAGCACTGGCGGTGAATGCCCTTGCTGAACTGGAGGATGAGGGAATCACGGTGATTCCAACTGCGCGTGCGACGGCAGTCACCATGAATCGCGACCGCATCCGAGATCTGGCAGCAGGTGAACTGGCCTTGCGCACAGCGCGCTTCGCCTACGCCTTCAGTGCTGAAGAACTGCAGGCTGAAGCCCCTGCCCTCGGCTGGCCTGTGGTGGTGAAACCGGTGATGAGCTCCTCCGGCAAAGGCCAGAGCGTTGTGGATGAACCGGAGGGACTGAATGAGGCCTGGGAGGCAGCCATGGCCAATGCCCGGGGGACGTCCACCCACGTGATTGTGGAGGAATTCCTGCGCTTCGATCTGGAGATCACCCTTCTCACCATCCGTCAGAAGGATGGCTCCACAGTGTTCTGCCCGCCCATCGGACATGAACAGGCCCGCGGCGATTACCAATGCAGTTGGCAACCAGCTGCTCTCAGCGACAAACAGCTGAATGAGGCCAAAGCCATGGCGCGCACTGTGACAGACAACCTCGGAGGCGCCGGACTGTTCGGTGTGGAATTCTTTCTCTGTGGAGATGAAGTGATTTTCTCAGAGCTGTCGCCCCGCCCCCATGACACCGGCCTGGTGACCTTGATCAGCCAAAACCTCAACGAATTCGAACTGCACCTGCGCGCAGTTCTGGGGCTGCCGATCCCGACGATCCGTTGCGCCGATGCCGCGGCCAGCCGCGTCATCTTGGCCGACAGTCACGGCAGCCGAGTGACCTACAACGGCATGGAGGAGGCCCTCAAAGAAAGCGAAACCAGTGTGTTTCTGTTCGGCAAACGTGACGCCCGACCGGGACGGCGGATGGGAGTGGCGTTAGCCCGAGGCGAGCATCAGGCCGAGGCCCGTGCCAAAGCAGACCGCAGTGCTGCAGCCGTACGCCTTCAGATCGAAGACTGA
- the mraY gene encoding phospho-N-acetylmuramoyl-pentapeptide-transferase — protein sequence MIGAVSTAAFVSDRLIPNSLLSLPLMAAMLVSTLITWWGVPRLRALKMGQVIRTEGPQGHLSKSGTPTMGGLLVVPVGVIIGGLVSSEGRSAQQLLAIALVTLAYMVIGGVDDWSSLTKRTNTGLTPRGKLLLQATAAVLFLGWAGWQGWMANTVSLPFNQELSLHWLIWPLALFVFLAESNATNLTDGLDGLASGCGALVFAGLALQLMLRGNGGDPALAGFCMAMAGCWLGFLIHNRNPAKVFMGDTGSLAMGAALTAVSLLSDSLWPLLVMGGVFLAESLSVIVQVWVFKATKGADGQGRRIFRMAPLHHHFELGGTPEQVVVPLFWLVTAGLVMLGLGLHPN from the coding sequence CTGATCGGCGCGGTCAGCACTGCGGCCTTTGTTTCGGACCGCTTGATCCCCAACAGCCTGTTGAGCCTGCCGCTCATGGCAGCGATGCTGGTGTCAACACTGATCACCTGGTGGGGAGTCCCCAGGTTGCGCGCCCTGAAAATGGGTCAGGTGATTCGAACGGAAGGCCCTCAGGGCCACCTCAGCAAATCAGGCACTCCCACGATGGGCGGGTTACTCGTTGTTCCCGTGGGCGTGATCATCGGGGGCCTCGTGAGCAGCGAAGGGCGCAGCGCGCAGCAGCTTCTCGCCATCGCCCTGGTCACCCTCGCGTACATGGTCATCGGTGGTGTGGATGACTGGAGCAGCCTGACCAAACGCACCAACACCGGACTCACACCCCGGGGCAAGCTGCTGCTTCAGGCCACTGCAGCTGTGCTGTTCCTGGGCTGGGCTGGATGGCAGGGCTGGATGGCAAACACAGTGAGCCTTCCGTTCAATCAGGAGCTTTCACTCCATTGGCTGATCTGGCCCTTGGCTCTGTTTGTGTTTCTTGCCGAGAGCAATGCCACCAACCTCACCGATGGCCTCGATGGTCTGGCATCCGGTTGCGGAGCTCTGGTGTTCGCAGGGCTAGCCCTGCAACTAATGCTTCGAGGCAATGGCGGCGATCCGGCGCTGGCGGGATTTTGCATGGCCATGGCTGGATGCTGGCTGGGATTTCTGATCCACAACCGCAATCCCGCCAAGGTGTTCATGGGCGATACAGGCTCCTTGGCGATGGGAGCAGCGCTCACCGCCGTGTCCCTTCTCTCCGACAGTCTCTGGCCCCTTCTTGTGATGGGCGGGGTCTTTCTCGCCGAGTCCCTTTCAGTGATTGTGCAGGTGTGGGTGTTCAAAGCCACCAAGGGAGCCGATGGTCAAGGGCGCCGCATCTTCCGCATGGCGCCGCTGCATCACCATTTCGAACTGGGAGGAACACCCGAACAGGTGGTGGTGCCCTTGTTCTGGCTGGTGACGGCAGGTCTGGTCATGCTGGGGCTGGGGCTTCACCCCAACTGA
- a CDS encoding DUF3134 domain-containing protein — protein sequence MSALDGVNPALTRYGRKEPAPVLPLREEPDLLSWLETSGRLVEDEESSSPEVSTVEEEELSALMGEKEDYNAADEQNEENWED from the coding sequence ATGAGCGCCCTTGACGGCGTCAATCCAGCTCTCACCCGCTACGGCCGAAAGGAACCCGCTCCGGTGCTCCCCCTGAGGGAAGAGCCTGATCTGCTGAGCTGGCTCGAAACCAGTGGGCGACTGGTGGAGGATGAAGAATCCAGCTCTCCTGAAGTGAGCACTGTGGAAGAAGAGGAGCTGTCAGCTCTCATGGGTGAGAAAGAGGACTACAACGCTGCCGACGAGCAGAACGAAGAAAACTGGGAAGACTGA
- a CDS encoding argininosuccinate synthase: MGRAKKVVLAYSGGVDTSVCIPYLKQEWGVEEVITFAADLGQGDELEPIRRKALDAGASQSLVGDLIRPFIEEFAFPAIRANALYEGRYPLSTALARPLIARRLVEVAREVGADAVAHGCTGKGNDQVRFDVAIAALAPDLKVLTPAREWGMSREETIAYGERCGLPAPVSKKSPYSIDLNLLGRSIEAGPLEDPMQAPPEEVFAMTVSIDAAPSAAEEIEIAFEAGDPVSINGQRLDPVALIREANRLAGSHGIGRLDMIENRVVGIKSREIYETPGLLLLIQAHQELESLTLAADVLRTKRQLEMQWADLVYQGLWFGPLKDALDGFMDRTQTHVNGVVRLRLYKGNAIVTGRGSSDSSLYAPEMASYGSEDQFDHRAAEGFIYIWGLPIRLWSAARRR, encoded by the coding sequence ATGGGACGCGCCAAGAAGGTTGTGCTTGCTTATTCCGGCGGCGTGGATACGAGTGTCTGCATTCCGTATCTCAAGCAGGAGTGGGGTGTCGAGGAGGTGATCACGTTTGCAGCTGATCTCGGCCAGGGCGATGAGCTGGAGCCGATTCGGCGCAAGGCTCTCGATGCCGGTGCCAGTCAGTCTCTTGTGGGCGATCTCATTCGGCCGTTCATCGAAGAATTCGCCTTTCCCGCCATCAGGGCCAATGCCCTCTATGAGGGTCGCTATCCCTTGTCGACCGCTTTGGCACGTCCGTTGATCGCCCGGCGGCTTGTGGAGGTGGCGCGCGAGGTCGGTGCGGATGCAGTAGCCCATGGATGCACCGGTAAGGGCAATGATCAGGTGCGGTTTGATGTGGCGATTGCCGCTTTGGCTCCCGATCTGAAGGTGCTCACGCCGGCCAGGGAATGGGGAATGAGCAGGGAGGAAACAATTGCCTATGGCGAACGTTGCGGCCTTCCAGCGCCGGTGAGCAAGAAATCTCCCTACTCAATCGATCTCAATCTTCTCGGCCGCAGTATTGAAGCCGGTCCTTTGGAAGATCCGATGCAGGCTCCTCCAGAAGAGGTGTTCGCCATGACGGTGTCGATTGATGCGGCACCCTCAGCGGCAGAGGAGATCGAGATCGCATTCGAAGCTGGTGATCCGGTGAGCATCAACGGCCAGCGTTTGGATCCTGTCGCCTTGATCCGAGAAGCCAACCGTTTGGCTGGATCCCATGGCATCGGTCGCCTCGACATGATCGAGAACCGGGTGGTGGGCATCAAGAGTCGGGAGATTTATGAAACGCCCGGTTTGCTTTTGCTGATCCAGGCCCATCAGGAACTGGAGAGTCTCACCCTCGCAGCTGATGTGCTCCGCACCAAGCGACAACTGGAGATGCAGTGGGCTGATCTGGTGTATCAGGGACTGTGGTTCGGTCCGCTCAAGGACGCCCTCGATGGCTTCATGGACCGCACCCAGACCCATGTGAACGGTGTGGTCCGGCTGCGTCTGTATAAGGGCAATGCCATTGTCACCGGCAGGGGGTCCAGCGATAGCAGCCTCTACGCTCCAGAAATGGCGTCCTACGGCAGCGAGGATCAGTTCGATCATCGCGCTGCCGAAGGGTTTATCTACATCTGGGGTCTTCCCATTCGTCTCTGGTCAGCAGCCCGCCGTCGTTGA